A single window of Candoia aspera isolate rCanAsp1 chromosome 3, rCanAsp1.hap2, whole genome shotgun sequence DNA harbors:
- the RNF152 gene encoding E3 ubiquitin-protein ligase RNF152: protein MENLSQDILLECQICFNYYSPRRRPKLLDCKHTCCSVCLQQMRTSQKDLRCPWCRGITKLPPGFSVSQLPDDPEVVAVIAIPHTSEHTPVFIKLPSNGCYMLPLPISKERSLLPGDIGCRLLPSSQQKSLTVVTIPAEQQPLQAGVPQVTGDEEQDQRGIVKSSTWSGVCTVILVACVLVFLLGIVLHNMSCISKRFTVISCG, encoded by the coding sequence ATGGAGAATCTGTCCCAGGACATTCTGCTGGAGTGTCAGATTTGTTTCAATTACTACAGCCCACGGAGGAGGCCCAAGTTACTGGACTGTAAGCATACCTGTTGCTCAGTTTGCCTTCAGCAGATGAGGACCAGCCAGAAGGACCTGAGGTGTCCATGGTGCCGAGGTATCACTAAACTCCCACCTGGGTTTTCCGTCTCCCAGTTGCCAGATGATCCAGAGGTCGTTGCTGTGATTGCAATACCCCACACTTCAGAGCACACTCCAGTCTTCATCAAACTTCCTAGCAATGGGTGTTACATGTTGCCCTTGCCCATCTCCAAAGAGAGGTCCCTATTGCCTGGAGACATTGGCTGTCGTCTCTTGCCAAGCAGCCAGCAGAAGTCTCTCACTGTGGTCACGATCCCAGCTGAGCAACAACCACTGCAGGCTGGGGTCCCGCAGGTTACAGGAGATGAGGAGCAAGACCAGAGGGGCATTGTGAAAAGCTCCACCTGGTCAGGGGTTTGCACTGTCATCCTGGTGGCCTGTGTCCTAGTTTTTCTCCTTGGCATTGTCCTCCACAACATGTCATGCATCTCCAAACGTTTCACTGTGATCTCCTGTGGCTGA